GGTTCGAGCTCATCTTCCATGTCACCGACCTATTCAAAAGAATCTAATATGAGTATGGTGAAGGATTTCATTCGTAGTAATCCAGATGTCAAATTAGAAGTTGACATGATTCTAAAAGAAACAAATACGGTCATTCCAGGGTTATAAACTTAAATCAACTATGTAGAATCATTTCCGGGCATTTATTGCCTGTGACAAATGATTCTTTTTTTGTCTTTTTTATTTCGTGCATTTGTGGATATAAAATGATACGATACCTACATAGAACCATTTTCAGCACACATTAAATGAGACATCATAACTTGTTATATCTCATTGTTACAGAGGAGGATCCTGTCATGAAAATAGAACGTTTAAGTCCAGATAAGATACGGATTTTCCTCACGTTTGACGACCTGAGTGAGCGGGGTATCCAAAAAGAAGATATGTGGCAAGAAATACCGAAGGTGCATGACCTATTTACTGACATGATGGATCAAGCCTATAATGAAGTCGGTTTTGATGCTACAGGGCCTTTGGCTGTAGAAATTTTTGCATTGCCCGCTCAAGGGATGGTTGTTATAGTGACCCGGGGGAAATACGATCATCATTTATACAGCAGTCTCGGTGAAGATGAAATGCCAGAAGAAATATATGAAATGGAAGTTACACTGGAACAAAGTGATACTATTGTGTACGCTTTTAGTGATTTCGAAATATTAATCGAAGCTGCACATGTACTTCAAGGAAATATTACTGAAGCGGGTAAACTGTATAGCTATAATAATAAGTGGGTTCTATATTTTGAGCCAGCAGATCTAGAGGATGATAAACATCCAGGACTGATTGCAGTACTTGCTGAATTTGGAGAGGCTACTTCCACTACTGAAGCGGTTCTTGAAGAATACGGTAAAGTGATTATGGCCCAAGATGCAATCAAGGTCATTTGTGAGCATTTTGCACGCCAGCAATAAGAGGTTGATTGTTAATACACAGAAGGTGGGAAGTAACGGTGCTATTGTTTTCGATTATTGCGTCATCAGTGGCTCCGAGCCTTGCCCTACTGACCTATTTCTATCTAAAGGATAAATATGATCATGAACCACTTCACATGGTACTTAGAGTGTTCCTGCTTGGACTGCTGATCGTTTTTCCAGTGATGATCTTACAAAGAGGCCTTACACTGGGTCTTGGAGAGAATCCTTTCATTGATTCCTTCTTTATCTCATCTGGTGTAGAGGAATTTCTGAAATGGTTTGTGTTATATCACATCATTTATAACCATACAGAATTTGATGAACCGTATGATGGTATTCTTTATGCTGTTGCCATTTCGTTGGGCTTCGCAACGGTGGAGAACGTACTCTATGCTTGGTATAGTCATGCATCGCTGGGAACCATGTTTATTCGGGCGTTACTTCCTGTATCTGGGCATGCTTTGTTTGGAGTGATGATGGGATATTATATTGGTCGAGCCCGGTTTGCAGAGGGCAAAGTGGTCAAGAAGTACCTCATATACTCATTCGTCTTTTCTTGGTTTGTTCATGGAATATACGACCTTATCCTTTCAGCTATGGCGCATTACTGGATTTGGTTCATTATCCCATTGATGGTGAGCTTATGGTATGGTGGAATGGGCAAGGTGAGAAGAGCGAATAGTCGTTCTCCTTTTCGTTTTTTAAAGAGAGAAGAAGAGGTTAATATATACAAATAATGGACAGACTTTATCTGATGAAGTGATAACTTTTACAGTTATTACCTAAGGCTGGAGGTGTCTTTTTCTTTGCGTGTTAAAGTGAGGATTGTTTGTGGGCAATGCGGAGAACGCTTTGTCCTAGCTGGCAAAAAGGAACAAGGTATAATAGAGACAGGCTTTAAGCAGTGTATATGTGATAACCAGCAGCATTTTGAAATCGAAGAGTATCCTTCCTAGGATGAAAGATGCTCAAAAGAAATTTGCAAAATGAAGCAAGTAACTTTTTTGCAAATTTCTCGCATAAGACTTCCTACTTCTTGTCACACTACTGATAGTGATTAGAAGAAGGGAGTTTTTTAGTTATGTATAAGCGTTTGAGTGCTGTATTGTTTCCTGTGATGACGATATTTCTCATTGGTGCGCTCGTCTGGGGGTATCAGGAGAATCAAGAGAAGAACGCTGTATTGATAAAAGCGGAAAACCAATATCAACGTGCGTTTCATGATTTGTCTTTTCACATGGATCGGTTGCATAATGAACTAGGGAACACATTGGCTGTTAACTCAACCTCCCGTTCGATGCACCGTAAGGGCTTGGTTAATGTATGGCGTCTAACGAGTGAAGCACAGAATGAGATTAATCAATTGCCAATTGCGATGCTTCCTTTTAACAAAACAGAAGAGCTTTTGTCCAAAATTTCGAAGTTCTCTTATCAGACTTCTGTAAGAGACTTGGACAAAGAGCCTCTCAGTGAGCAGGAATTCAAAAACCTGAAGGTGTTGTATAAAGATTCAGCAGAAATCACCAAAGACCTAGAAGAGGTACAGAATAAAGTCATTACAAATCGTCTGCGTTGGATGGACGTTGAGAGTGCTATGGCAACCGAAGATAAAATGTTGGATAACAGCATTATAGATGGCTTCAAAACGGTTGATAAAAAGGTAGGAGATTATCCAGAGCTTGATTGGGGACCGTCTATGACTACGCTTGAGGATAAACGTGCAGTGAAGAAGTTAGGAGGCGTTCCAGTTACCAAAGAAGATGTTAAGCGTAAAGCAATTAAATTTGCAAATATGGGCGAAAATCCTGAGGTCCAGATTACAGAGAACGGTCAAGGTACGGAGTGGGCTTCCTTCACAGCAAAAGTTACGAACCCTAAGAAAGGAAATGTTCCATTAACCATGGACTTTACTCAAAAGGGAGGCTTATTGATTTCCTACACAGATAACCGCAAAGTAGGCAATAAGGCAGTAACGATGGACCAATCCGTAGAAAAGGCTGATAAATTTCTGGATAAAAAGGGATATCCTAATATGACGGCTGTTATGTCAGATGACTATGGGAATATGGGGAACTTCACTTATGTTCGCAAGCAGGATGATGTGCTCATTTATCCTGAGAAAATGGCGGTTCGCGTCGGACTTGATGACGGTGAGGTCATCGGATTCCAAGCAAGTGATTTTATATATGAACATGAGGACAACCGTGTCATTCCAAAGGCAAAGTTAACAGTAGAACAGAGTCGAAAAATGTTGAATCCTGAGTTTAAAGAAAAGTACAATCGTAAGGCTCTGATTAAAGATGATATGACAAATGAAGTTCTATGTTATGAATTCGGTGGCACAATTAATGGGGCTCAATACCGAATTTATATCAATACTGAGGACGGTTCTGAAGAAAGTGTAGAGGAAATGAGAACAAAGATGAAATAATATGTGAAAAAAGAAGTCTTCTGAGATCTTTATAGAAGACTTCTTTTTTGTGTAAAAGCTCTTACAGCAATCAGATACATGTTATAATTATTGTCGAATCATAAATAACATGTGGTGGTGGACAGATTTGTTACCCAAAATTAATGATCTGTTGTTTATCAGAGTAGACTCGGCTGATGAGAAGGAATATCTAAAGGAATACAAATCGAGAATTTCTGAAATGGACGATCATTCCGTTCTGATTGAAATACCTATGCAGGAAAGCAATGGACATCTAAAGAAGCTTTTCTTGGGAGATGAGCTTTCTATTTTTTTTATGAGCGAAGGCGGAGTTAAAAATTATTTCAATACATATGTAATTGGTTTCAAAGAAGATGTTATCCGAATGGTAAGACTTCAGATGCCAGCGTTAGATACCATTTCGCAAGTTCAACGTCGTACCTTTTTACGGGTCGCAGCTGAATTGGAGATATCTGTTACAACAGAGGACATGACCCGATTTGTAACTCGGACAATCGATGTCAGTGGTGGAGGTCTTTCTTTCGTATGTGATACTCGTTATGAGCTTGTAGAACAAAGTATTCTCTCTTGTTGGGTCCTAGTTACTTATAAGAACGGTTCCTTGGAACATGTTCCTTTCAAGGCAGAGATCGTACGTATAAAGGAAAATGAAGGAAATCGAAAAATAGTGATGTTGAAATTTGCCGAAATATCCGATTATGAATGTCAAAAATTAATCCGATATTGCTTCGAAAGACAATTTGATTTCCGCAATCGATAATTTCGGACGGTATAAACGAATAACGTTGGAAACGTCTGGATAAACTAACGTAAAAAATTCGGGAGTTTATGAAATGGATAAGGATAAAAATCAAATTTTCTCTAACATGAAAATGTTTGAACGATGTTATGATCAGGGTGGAAGAATCGTTAGAAAGCTACTGTTCATACTGCTAGTTGCCTTAGTTGTATTTCAAGTTTTCCTTCATATTCCGAGTTTACGGGAGGTTGTTTCATCTGTCTATAGATTGGACGGCGTGCTCGTGAAGGAGAATAATGTCAAGGATTGGTATGAGAAATTGGACTGATCTCTTTTGCATCGTCATCTTATGTGTGGTATAATTTTTACGTCGCAGGCAATGCCTGCTTTTTTCTTGAGGTTAATGTCATAGGAGGAATGCCCCATTGGTTAGGTCTGACGCAACGAATGAACAACACAGAATTAATATAGCAATTGATGGTCCTGCCGGGGCAGGCAAAAGTTCAGTAGCCCGTTTAGTGGCTGAGCAACTTTCGTACATTTATGTGGACACAGGTTCGATGTATCGCGCTGTATCATGGTACATGCTGAAGCAAGGAATTGAACCAGAAATGGTTGATGAAGTGCTTCATCATACCCTGAATATGGAGATTGAACTGATACCCGGAGTTGATGGACAGAAAGTGCTTGTGGACGGAGAAGATGTTACATATTATATCCGTACTAACCAAGTGAATGGAATAGTATCTCGATATGCGCAAATCGAGGGGCTGCGTAACCATATGGTTCATTTACAGCGGCAAATGGCTTTGCGCAAAGGCGTCGTAATGGATGGGCGCGATATCGGTACTACTGTGCTTCCCGAGGCTGAAGTAAAGATTTATATGACAGCTACTGTGAAGGAACGAGCGCTCCGCCGATTCAAGGAACTGAGTGAAGCTGAACAGACAACATTGGAACAGCTTGAGAGCGATATTGCAAAACGAGATTCACTGGATGAACAGAGAGAAATCTCTCCACTTCGGTGTGCTGATGACGCAATTGTGCTGGATACCACACATATGGATATCAATCAAGTTGTAGATACGATTGTTTCTTATTGCAGAAGAACTCAGAGGGATGGAGAGAGCGTAGAATGATTTACATTTTTTGTAGGGCGATTTTGCGTGTAATATTTACCTTTTTGTACCGATTGGAAGCAATTGGTAAGGAAAATGTTCCTAATGAGGGTGGGGTTCTTCTCTGTTGTAACCACATTAGTGTTCGCGATCCTATTGTGCTCGGAATTAAATTGAAGCGTCCGGTAAAGTATATGGCCAAGGGAGAGTTGTTTAACATCCCTGGATTTGGCTGGCTACTTCGGCAACTTGGTGCATTCCCAGTCAAAAGAGGCGGCGTGAGTAAAGAGTCCATTCGTTACTCTATTAATATTTTGCGTCAAGGTGAGATGATGGGTATCTTCCCTGAAGGAACGCGTAATTCTACATCAGGTATCGCCAAGAAGGGTGCAGCTAGTTTTGCACTTCGAAGCAATGCAGAGGTTGTCCCAGCAGCTATATTCGGTGAGTACAAGCTTTTCCGAAAAATGAGAATTGTATACGGAGCGCCAATTGATTTATCTGAATTTAAGGGTGAGGGCTCGGGCGATCAATTAGAAGCTGCAACAGACAAGATTATGTCTCGCATCTACGAAATGCAAAAGAGTGGTAAGCCATCACGCGCTTAAATGATCGTGCATGAACAATAGTACTTATTGGAAAGCTATTATCATCTATTATTAGTTTTGAACACTGCTTTAGCAGGTTTAAATAAATGGGATTTTGAATTGAGGAGGGTATTGATATGTCGGAAGAAATTAAGAATGAAGAAGTAGTTGAAGTATCAAACCAAGAGGAAATGGAACAAATCGTATCCTTGAAAAAAGGGGACACTGTGAAAGGATCGATCGTCAAACTGGAAGATAACCAAGCTTATGTAAGCATTGGATATAAATATGACGGTGTGATTCCTGTTCGTGAACTGTCTTCAGTTCAAGTGGACAATGCTTCTGATGCCGTAGCAATTGGTCAAGAAGTTGAATGTAAAATTGTAAGCATTGATGATGAAAAAGAGAAAATGGTCCTGTCGAAACGCGCGATTGATAGCGAAAATGCATGGGATGATCTAGAAAAATATTTCGAAAATCAAGAAATTATTGAAGTTATCGTATCAGACGTTGTTAAAGGCGGACTGGTAGCAGATGTGGGTGCACGTGGATTTATCCCTGCTTCCATGGTAGAACGTCATTTCGTTGAAGATTTCAGCGAATACAAAGGCCGTACTCTTCGCGTTAAAGTGAAAGAACTTGATCGTGAGAACAATAAAGTGATCTTGTCCCAAAAGGATGTTCTAGATGCAGAATTTGAAGCTAACAAGCTTGAAATTATGGCTAACCTTAAAGAGGGTCAAGAGCTTGAAGGAACGGTTCAACGTTTGACTCAGTTCGGTGCTTTTGTAGATGTAGGCGGAGTTGACGGTTTGGTTCACGTATCAGAAATGGCATGGAGCCATGTTGACAAACCTTCTGATGTAGTATCCGAAGGCGATAAAGTAAAAGTGAAAGTACTGAAGATTGATCCTGAGAAGGGCAAAATTAGCCTAAGTATTAAAGCAGCTCAACCAGGTCCTTGGGAAAGTGCTTCAGGACAATTCAATATCGGTGATGTTGTAACGGGTGAAGTGAAACGTCTAGTAGCTTTCGGTGCGTTCGTAGAGCTTGCTCCAGGAGTAGAAGGTTTGGTGCATATTTCTCAAATTTCACACAAACATATTGCTACACCGCAAGAAGTTCTAAAAGAAGGACAACAAGTCCAAGTTAAGATTCTGGACATGAACCCAGTTGAAAGACGGGTTAGTCTGAGCATCAAAGAAACAGAAGAAGCACCTGCACAAGCTCCTAGATCTGAGAAATCATCCAATAGAGCGCCAAGAGAAGAACTTAACAACCCTAACGTGTCGTTGAGTAATCAAGGACTTAGCGTTAACCTTGGAGATTTGTTTGGCGATAAGCTCGATAAATTCAAATGATTGGGATCTGATATTTGTTCATCGGCGAACCCTCCCGCGGGTTCGCCGATATTTTTTTTATGATTGCACATAATAGTATTAGCAATGAAGGAGTTCTTACGGAAGCGCTAGAATTGCTTCTGTAAACAACTTTCTACATACTAGAGCTATAAGGGACTTCATGAATCGTTAGCCAAGCCTAACGTTTTTTGATATGATGATAAACGTAAGAATTGACAGGAGGAGAGAATTATGGCAAGACCTGTTGTAGCGATCGTGGGCAGGCCTAATGTAGGTAAATCAACTATTTTCAACCGATTAATTGGCGATCGTCTAGCTATAGTAGAAGACAAGCCGGGTATTACACGTGATCGGATATATGGTGTTTCTGATTGGAACGGTAAAGCATTTAGTGTTATCGATACAGGCGGTATTGAGATTGATGGCGATGATGATATGCTTAAATCGATTCGGATGCAGGCTGAGCTCGCTATTTCGGAAGCAGACGTCATTGTATTTATGTGTGATGCTAAGACTGGGGTAACAAATTCAGATGAGGAAGTCGCTCAGATACTATTCCGTTCAGGTAAGCCTATCGTGGTAGCTGTAAACAAAGTAGATAATATTCGTCGCAACGAGGATATATATGAGTTCTATAGTCTGGGATTTGGCGATCCTATTGCCATCTCGGGAAGCCACGGAACAGGTATCGGTGATTTACTGGATGCAATTGTTATTAATCTGCCGGAGCTTGAAGATGAGGAATATGATGCTGACGTCATTAAGGTTGCTTTAATTGGTCGTCCAAATGTAGGTAAATCTTCTTTGGTTAATGCGATTCTAGGGGAAGATCGAGTGATCGTAAGTGAGGTTGCAGGTACGACTCGCGACGCTATTGATACACCGTTTGAGCGTGATGGACAACGTTACGTTATTATCGATACAGCAGGAATGCGTAAGCGAGGTAAAGTTTACGAAACAACTGAGAAATATAGTGTCATGAGAGCGATGAAAGCGATTGAGAGAGCGGATGTAGTTCTCGTGGTCATCAACGTAGAAGAAGGTATTATTGATCAGGATAAACATATTGCTGGTTATGCTTATGAAGCCGGTAAAGCTTCTATATTTGTTGTTAATAAGTGGGATGTAGTTGAAAAGGACGAGCGTACGATGAAAGATTTCGAGACGAAGATTAAGGATCATTTCTTGTTCATGACGTATGCACCGATCGTCTTTCTTTCTGCCAAGACGAAACAGCGTTTGCAAAAATTACTTCCAGTCGTTCAGCGTGTTGCACAGCAGCATTCACTACGGGTGCAGACCCATCTGTTAAATGATGTTGTATCTGATGCTGTAGCATTGAATGCACCACCAACTGACAAGGGCCGTAGATTACGAATTAACTATGCGACTCAAGTTGCTGTTAAACCACCGACCATGGTCATTTTTGCTAATGA
The nucleotide sequence above comes from Paenibacillus sp. IHBB 10380. Encoded proteins:
- a CDS encoding genetic competence negative regulator gives rise to the protein MKIERLSPDKIRIFLTFDDLSERGIQKEDMWQEIPKVHDLFTDMMDQAYNEVGFDATGPLAVEIFALPAQGMVVIVTRGKYDHHLYSSLGEDEMPEEIYEMEVTLEQSDTIVYAFSDFEILIEAAHVLQGNITEAGKLYSYNNKWVLYFEPADLEDDKHPGLIAVLAEFGEATSTTEAVLEEYGKVIMAQDAIKVICEHFARQQ
- the prsW gene encoding glutamic-type intramembrane protease PrsW produces the protein MLLFSIIASSVAPSLALLTYFYLKDKYDHEPLHMVLRVFLLGLLIVFPVMILQRGLTLGLGENPFIDSFFISSGVEEFLKWFVLYHIIYNHTEFDEPYDGILYAVAISLGFATVENVLYAWYSHASLGTMFIRALLPVSGHALFGVMMGYYIGRARFAEGKVVKKYLIYSFVFSWFVHGIYDLILSAMAHYWIWFIIPLMVSLWYGGMGKVRRANSRSPFRFLKREEEVNIYK
- the ypeB gene encoding germination protein YpeB, whose amino-acid sequence is MYKRLSAVLFPVMTIFLIGALVWGYQENQEKNAVLIKAENQYQRAFHDLSFHMDRLHNELGNTLAVNSTSRSMHRKGLVNVWRLTSEAQNEINQLPIAMLPFNKTEELLSKISKFSYQTSVRDLDKEPLSEQEFKNLKVLYKDSAEITKDLEEVQNKVITNRLRWMDVESAMATEDKMLDNSIIDGFKTVDKKVGDYPELDWGPSMTTLEDKRAVKKLGGVPVTKEDVKRKAIKFANMGENPEVQITENGQGTEWASFTAKVTNPKKGNVPLTMDFTQKGGLLISYTDNRKVGNKAVTMDQSVEKADKFLDKKGYPNMTAVMSDDYGNMGNFTYVRKQDDVLIYPEKMAVRVGLDDGEVIGFQASDFIYEHEDNRVIPKAKLTVEQSRKMLNPEFKEKYNRKALIKDDMTNEVLCYEFGGTINGAQYRIYINTEDGSEESVEEMRTKMK
- a CDS encoding flagellar brake protein encodes the protein MLPKINDLLFIRVDSADEKEYLKEYKSRISEMDDHSVLIEIPMQESNGHLKKLFLGDELSIFFMSEGGVKNYFNTYVIGFKEDVIRMVRLQMPALDTISQVQRRTFLRVAAELEISVTTEDMTRFVTRTIDVSGGGLSFVCDTRYELVEQSILSCWVLVTYKNGSLEHVPFKAEIVRIKENEGNRKIVMLKFAEISDYECQKLIRYCFERQFDFRNR
- the cmk gene encoding (d)CMP kinase, which codes for MVRSDATNEQHRINIAIDGPAGAGKSSVARLVAEQLSYIYVDTGSMYRAVSWYMLKQGIEPEMVDEVLHHTLNMEIELIPGVDGQKVLVDGEDVTYYIRTNQVNGIVSRYAQIEGLRNHMVHLQRQMALRKGVVMDGRDIGTTVLPEAEVKIYMTATVKERALRRFKELSEAEQTTLEQLESDIAKRDSLDEQREISPLRCADDAIVLDTTHMDINQVVDTIVSYCRRTQRDGESVE
- a CDS encoding lysophospholipid acyltransferase family protein, translated to MIYIFCRAILRVIFTFLYRLEAIGKENVPNEGGVLLCCNHISVRDPIVLGIKLKRPVKYMAKGELFNIPGFGWLLRQLGAFPVKRGGVSKESIRYSINILRQGEMMGIFPEGTRNSTSGIAKKGAASFALRSNAEVVPAAIFGEYKLFRKMRIVYGAPIDLSEFKGEGSGDQLEAATDKIMSRIYEMQKSGKPSRA
- the rpsA gene encoding 30S ribosomal protein S1 — encoded protein: MSEEIKNEEVVEVSNQEEMEQIVSLKKGDTVKGSIVKLEDNQAYVSIGYKYDGVIPVRELSSVQVDNASDAVAIGQEVECKIVSIDDEKEKMVLSKRAIDSENAWDDLEKYFENQEIIEVIVSDVVKGGLVADVGARGFIPASMVERHFVEDFSEYKGRTLRVKVKELDRENNKVILSQKDVLDAEFEANKLEIMANLKEGQELEGTVQRLTQFGAFVDVGGVDGLVHVSEMAWSHVDKPSDVVSEGDKVKVKVLKIDPEKGKISLSIKAAQPGPWESASGQFNIGDVVTGEVKRLVAFGAFVELAPGVEGLVHISQISHKHIATPQEVLKEGQQVQVKILDMNPVERRVSLSIKETEEAPAQAPRSEKSSNRAPREELNNPNVSLSNQGLSVNLGDLFGDKLDKFK
- the der gene encoding ribosome biogenesis GTPase Der; translated protein: MARPVVAIVGRPNVGKSTIFNRLIGDRLAIVEDKPGITRDRIYGVSDWNGKAFSVIDTGGIEIDGDDDMLKSIRMQAELAISEADVIVFMCDAKTGVTNSDEEVAQILFRSGKPIVVAVNKVDNIRRNEDIYEFYSLGFGDPIAISGSHGTGIGDLLDAIVINLPELEDEEYDADVIKVALIGRPNVGKSSLVNAILGEDRVIVSEVAGTTRDAIDTPFERDGQRYVIIDTAGMRKRGKVYETTEKYSVMRAMKAIERADVVLVVINVEEGIIDQDKHIAGYAYEAGKASIFVVNKWDVVEKDERTMKDFETKIKDHFLFMTYAPIVFLSAKTKQRLQKLLPVVQRVAQQHSLRVQTHLLNDVVSDAVALNAPPTDKGRRLRINYATQVAVKPPTMVIFANDPELMHFSYERYLENKIRAAFDFEGTPIRIFTRRKSDES